One Planctomycetaceae bacterium genomic window carries:
- a CDS encoding prenyltransferase/squalene oxidase repeat-containing protein, with product MPGNRTTSHSATDFGKLPGAAASVAGSDSASVLHKVRRRPRARHRRRGQAPAWIQWLARKAGTLRAFLTQTVPGYAADHREEVLTTSVSFVAHLFVALILAFWMLPPEALDGWGILSTRVVEEDPPEVVDVQDVVQPDSLKDLEVESQLQQLVSAIEDGRNTDVLKEIQEQDLALDLEPVDADIQRLFKEGDFGGRTGLGRKAAVKRFGGTVESERAVNLGLKWLAGIQRQDGSWSYDDVGAEAQPGSLNTTQMGATSMALLCFLGAGHSHATDGPYKDVVLNGLKYLGRNAVVSQGLADMRGNAQGNSGMYVQGLATICLTEAHALEPDDTDITKMAGMAVAFIERAQDPRGGGWRYQPRQKGDTSVVGWQVMALRSAKSGGLRVDNSVLRDARNFLVSVQTHGGARYTYMPERDHGSIPTMTAVGLLCRMYMGWRQDTEALKEGVEYLSAIGPSSNDIYYNYYATQVVHHWGGDVWTKWNNRMRDQLVETQIQDGPAAGSWPVTDPHGGSAGQLYQTTLSILTLEVYYRHLPLYRQLDE from the coding sequence ATGCCGGGAAATCGCACAACCTCGCACTCCGCCACCGATTTCGGCAAGTTGCCGGGAGCGGCCGCCAGTGTTGCAGGGTCGGACAGTGCTTCGGTGCTGCACAAGGTTCGCCGGCGGCCTCGGGCACGACACCGCCGCCGCGGTCAGGCTCCTGCGTGGATTCAGTGGCTGGCCCGGAAGGCCGGAACGCTTCGAGCGTTTCTGACTCAGACAGTTCCCGGCTACGCGGCCGATCACCGTGAGGAAGTGCTGACGACCAGCGTCAGCTTTGTGGCTCACCTGTTTGTGGCGCTGATCCTGGCATTCTGGATGCTGCCGCCGGAAGCTCTGGACGGCTGGGGCATTCTTTCAACGCGAGTTGTCGAGGAAGACCCGCCGGAAGTCGTTGACGTGCAGGATGTCGTCCAGCCGGATTCGCTGAAGGATCTGGAAGTTGAAAGCCAGTTGCAGCAGTTGGTGTCAGCAATCGAAGACGGTCGCAACACGGATGTCCTGAAGGAAATTCAGGAACAGGACCTGGCGCTGGATCTTGAGCCGGTCGATGCCGACATCCAGCGGCTGTTCAAGGAAGGCGACTTTGGAGGCCGGACGGGGCTTGGCAGAAAGGCGGCGGTGAAGCGCTTCGGAGGTACCGTCGAAAGTGAACGCGCCGTGAACCTGGGACTGAAGTGGCTGGCGGGAATTCAGCGTCAGGACGGTTCGTGGAGTTACGACGATGTCGGCGCAGAAGCTCAGCCGGGAAGTTTGAACACAACTCAAATGGGCGCCACGTCAATGGCGCTGCTGTGTTTTCTGGGAGCCGGACATTCTCACGCAACTGACGGGCCGTACAAAGACGTCGTGCTGAACGGTCTGAAGTACCTTGGCCGCAACGCCGTCGTGTCGCAGGGACTGGCCGACATGCGCGGGAATGCTCAGGGGAATTCCGGCATGTATGTGCAGGGCCTGGCGACGATCTGTCTGACGGAAGCGCATGCTCTGGAACCTGACGATACCGACATCACAAAGATGGCGGGCATGGCGGTTGCCTTCATCGAACGCGCGCAGGATCCGCGCGGCGGCGGCTGGCGCTATCAGCCTCGACAAAAGGGAGACACCAGCGTCGTCGGCTGGCAGGTGATGGCTCTTCGCAGCGCGAAGTCAGGAGGCCTGCGGGTCGATAACAGCGTGCTTCGCGACGCCCGCAACTTTCTGGTGTCCGTGCAGACTCACGGCGGAGCTCGTTACACCTACATGCCGGAGCGTGATCACGGCAGCATCCCGACGATGACCGCCGTCGGACTGTTGTGCCGAATGTACATGGGCTGGCGTCAGGACACCGAAGCACTGAAGGAAGGTGTTGAGTACCTGTCGGCCATCGGGCCCAGCAGCAACGACATCTACTACAACTACTACGCGACTCAGGTCGTGCATCACTGGGGCGGCGACGTCTGGACGAAGTGGAACAACCGCATGCGAGACCAGCTTGTGGAGACTCAGATTCAGGACGGTCCGGCGGCCGGAAGCTGGCCCGTCACGGATCCTCACGGTGGTTCGGCGGGACAGTTGTATCAGACGACGCTCAGCATTCTGACGCTGGAAGTCTACTATCGACACCTGCCGCTGTACCGGCAACTGGACGAATAG
- a CDS encoding ABC transporter ATP-binding protein — protein sequence MTETVRMNQPLISALAIEKAYTKGEHKIPVLRGAGLAANRGEFVSVVGQSGSGKSTLLHVMGLLDSPDVGEVLLEGRRIDNLNQKARDQLRNHVFGFIFQFYHLLPELTLLENVMTPLMIRHSLFSYWKQRKQVREQAMDILQQVGLEHRIKHRPSELSGGEMQRGAIARALIGKPEILLADEPTGNLDSSTGGEIMETLNRLNQDSQLTIVMVTHDEAVARLAHRIVRLSEGQIEKLRREDAA from the coding sequence ATGACTGAAACTGTCCGCATGAATCAACCGCTGATTTCCGCTCTGGCGATCGAAAAAGCCTACACCAAGGGCGAACACAAAATCCCCGTCCTGCGCGGCGCCGGACTGGCCGCCAATCGCGGCGAATTTGTTTCCGTGGTCGGTCAGAGCGGTTCCGGAAAAAGCACGCTGCTGCACGTCATGGGCCTGCTGGATTCACCGGACGTTGGCGAAGTGCTGCTGGAAGGCCGCCGGATTGACAACCTGAACCAGAAGGCCCGCGATCAGCTTCGCAATCACGTGTTCGGCTTCATTTTTCAGTTCTATCATCTGCTGCCGGAACTCACGCTGCTGGAAAACGTGATGACGCCGCTGATGATTCGCCATTCGCTGTTCAGCTACTGGAAGCAGCGGAAACAGGTGCGAGAACAGGCGATGGACATTCTGCAGCAGGTCGGCCTGGAACATCGCATCAAACACCGCCCGTCCGAACTTTCCGGCGGCGAAATGCAGCGCGGCGCCATCGCCCGGGCACTGATCGGCAAACCGGAAATCCTGCTGGCCGATGAACCCACGGGGAATCTGGATTCGTCGACCGGCGGTGAAATCATGGAAACGCTGAACCGGCTGAATCAGGACAGCCAGCTAACGATCGTGATGGTCACTCACGACGAAGCCGTCGCCCGGCTGGCCCATCGCATCGTGCGGCTGTCCGAAGGCCAGATCGAAAAACTGCGCCGCGAAGACGCAGCGTAG
- the mutY gene encoding A/G-specific adenine glycosylase, which yields MTAFPDERDTNWRRRLRSAVLKWYDGNGRRLPWRESADPYRIWVSEIMLQQTTIAAVIPYFERFTQRFPDVNALAAADQSEVLRLWEGLGYYSRARNLHKAAIEIVDRFAGTFPDSAAELVQLPGIGRYTAGAIASFAFGQPAGIVEANTLRLYSRLIAMTQDPRGTAGQKTLWSFADWIVAPGRPADFNQAVMDLGSTVCRPTAPECSACPLKSCCAAFSRGMQESIPLAGKKPGVTDVTEVSIAVRRGGRYLLRQRTSDERWAGLWDFVRFEVADDDVRNLDVPTRPQHSAAAAGCSVSRTTSDAAPAFEQRRSGIRNSHGAANFRRCACRADYAYRDAVPDSAAVPGDG from the coding sequence ATGACCGCATTTCCCGACGAACGTGACACCAACTGGCGGCGACGTCTTCGTTCGGCAGTCCTGAAATGGTACGACGGAAATGGCCGCCGGCTGCCGTGGCGCGAGTCGGCGGATCCGTATCGCATCTGGGTCAGCGAAATCATGCTGCAGCAGACCACGATCGCGGCGGTGATTCCGTACTTCGAACGTTTCACGCAGCGCTTTCCCGACGTCAACGCGCTGGCAGCCGCGGATCAGTCGGAGGTGCTGCGATTGTGGGAAGGACTCGGCTACTACAGCCGGGCTCGCAATCTGCACAAAGCCGCGATCGAAATCGTGGATCGGTTCGCCGGAACGTTTCCTGATTCTGCGGCGGAACTCGTTCAACTTCCCGGCATTGGACGCTACACGGCGGGAGCGATCGCGTCCTTTGCGTTCGGTCAGCCGGCCGGGATTGTCGAAGCCAACACTCTGCGGCTGTATTCGCGTTTGATCGCAATGACACAGGATCCCCGCGGCACGGCTGGTCAGAAAACGCTGTGGAGTTTCGCCGACTGGATCGTCGCCCCCGGACGACCGGCCGATTTCAATCAGGCCGTCATGGATCTCGGATCGACGGTGTGCCGGCCGACAGCCCCGGAATGTTCGGCGTGTCCGCTGAAGTCCTGCTGTGCGGCCTTTTCGCGCGGCATGCAGGAATCGATCCCGCTGGCCGGAAAGAAGCCCGGCGTCACCGACGTCACCGAAGTGTCAATCGCCGTACGCCGCGGCGGGCGATACCTGCTGCGTCAGCGGACGTCGGACGAACGCTGGGCCGGGTTGTGGGATTTCGTGCGTTTCGAAGTTGCGGACGACGACGTTCGCAATCTGGACGTGCCGACTCGCCCGCAGCACTCGGCAGCAGCGGCAGGCTGTTCTGTTTCGCGAACTACAAGCGACGCAGCACCCGCTTTCGAGCAGCGTCGCAGCGGAATTCGAAACTCGCACGGGGCTGCGAATTTCCGGCGTTGTGCCTGTCGTGCAGATTATGCATACCGTGACGCGGTACCGGATTCGGCTGCTGTGCCTGGTGACGGATGA
- a CDS encoding Gfo/Idh/MocA family oxidoreductase — MTRIGIIGIGFMGYTHFEGARDLQGARVTAIATRDAKKRSGDWNGIQGNFGPPAGSVDVSGLKCYADYHDLLADPDIDLVDVCVPTDKHSDVVLEALKAGKPTLVEKPIAVDLDEATQMVAAAETAGVPLLVAHVLPFFPEFRFVTEAVRSGEFGLLKAGHFKRVICPPEWSSGMSDFRKLGGWGIDLHIHDNHFIAHACGRPDAVFSTGLLQDGLVNHVHTSYIYPDGGPAVTCVSGGIAAKGFQFGHGFELYFDDATVLYDAGTYGGEWVVNRPLTVIRNDGSVTVPELAGGDKWCSAFTRELETAASALQGNQDAGPLSSSLALDALKMCYAEAESIASGKAVGC; from the coding sequence GTGACCAGAATCGGAATCATTGGAATCGGCTTCATGGGCTACACGCACTTCGAGGGAGCCCGTGATCTGCAGGGTGCCCGCGTCACCGCCATCGCGACTCGCGACGCAAAAAAACGGTCGGGCGACTGGAATGGAATCCAGGGCAACTTCGGGCCGCCCGCGGGTTCCGTCGACGTCTCCGGGCTGAAGTGCTACGCCGACTATCACGACCTGCTGGCCGATCCGGACATCGATCTGGTTGACGTCTGCGTGCCCACGGACAAGCACAGCGACGTGGTGCTCGAAGCTCTGAAGGCCGGCAAACCAACGCTGGTGGAAAAGCCGATCGCCGTTGATCTGGACGAAGCCACTCAGATGGTGGCCGCCGCCGAAACCGCCGGAGTCCCGTTGCTGGTGGCTCACGTGCTGCCGTTTTTCCCCGAGTTTCGGTTCGTCACGGAGGCGGTCCGGTCGGGAGAATTCGGTTTACTGAAAGCCGGTCACTTCAAGCGAGTCATCTGTCCGCCGGAATGGTCCAGCGGCATGTCGGATTTCCGGAAACTCGGCGGTTGGGGCATCGATCTGCACATTCACGACAACCACTTCATCGCTCACGCCTGCGGCCGGCCCGACGCCGTGTTTTCCACCGGCCTGCTGCAGGACGGTTTGGTCAACCACGTGCATACCTCTTATATCTACCCGGATGGCGGTCCGGCGGTGACGTGCGTCAGCGGCGGCATCGCGGCGAAGGGATTTCAGTTCGGCCACGGCTTCGAACTTTACTTCGACGACGCCACTGTGCTGTACGACGCCGGAACCTACGGAGGCGAGTGGGTGGTCAACCGCCCGTTGACGGTGATTCGCAATGACGGTTCGGTGACGGTTCCGGAATTGGCCGGCGGAGACAAGTGGTGTTCAGCGTTCACGCGGGAACTGGAAACCGCAGCTTCGGCGCTGCAGGGAAACCAGGACGCGGGGCCGCTTTCGTCGTCGCTGGCACTGGACGCGCTAAAGATGTGCTACGCCGAAGCGGAAAGCATCGCGAGCGGAAAAGCGGTCGGCTGCTGA
- a CDS encoding carbon storage regulator, producing the protein MLVLSRKSGERILIGDDVAITVVRIGPNSVRIGIEAPKAMNIVREELCDFGTRQSELTHDRNEALPL; encoded by the coding sequence ATGCTGGTTTTGTCACGCAAGTCGGGCGAACGAATCCTGATCGGAGACGATGTCGCCATCACGGTCGTTCGCATTGGTCCGAATTCGGTTCGAATCGGAATTGAAGCTCCCAAGGCGATGAACATTGTTCGCGAAGAACTGTGCGACTTCGGAACTCGACAGTCCGAACTGACGCATGACAGAAACGAAGCGCTGCCGCTTTAA
- the lysS gene encoding lysine--tRNA ligase yields MSETKPDRFEKARLEKLEKIESLGHDPWGQRFDGRMAIQAARQLVPADSGVSGPDLRVAGRIMLRRKAGKLRFYDIKDQTGRIQLLFSRGDLTEEQWELMGTLDLGDLIGIDGKAWRTDSGEESVKVERLTILCKSLAQPPEKFHAVKDIETLLRQRYLDLIYNDGVLDRMLRRSRILDSVRRTLREQSYHEVETPVLHAVAGGAAARPFVTHHNTLDMELYLRIALELHLKRLMVGGIERVFEIGRVFRNEGVDATHNPEFTMIEIYQAYGNYETMMELTEQIVVNAARSVSDSLVLPWGEDTIDLTPPWPRRTYSDLFREHAGCDMSDAASVAAVAAKHGIETAGVHPDVVVNEVFEATVEDHLQGPVFVIDYPASICPLTKRKRDNPEIAERFELFIQGMELANAYTELNDPRLQEQLFRTQLQGLSEEDSMAKMDHDFVKALKVGMPPAGGLGIGIDRLVMLLTNSRSIRDVIFFPLLRHEGGSDD; encoded by the coding sequence ATGTCAGAAACGAAGCCGGACCGCTTTGAAAAGGCGCGTCTGGAAAAGCTCGAAAAGATCGAAAGTCTCGGCCACGATCCGTGGGGACAGCGATTCGACGGACGCATGGCGATTCAAGCGGCCCGCCAATTGGTGCCGGCGGACTCCGGCGTGTCAGGGCCTGACCTGCGAGTCGCCGGACGAATCATGCTGCGGCGAAAAGCCGGCAAGCTGCGGTTCTACGACATCAAAGACCAGACCGGCCGCATTCAACTGCTGTTTTCCCGCGGCGACCTGACGGAAGAACAGTGGGAACTGATGGGAACCCTGGATCTGGGCGACCTGATCGGCATCGACGGCAAAGCCTGGCGGACCGATTCCGGAGAAGAATCGGTGAAGGTCGAGCGGCTCACCATTCTGTGCAAGTCGCTGGCTCAGCCGCCCGAAAAATTCCACGCCGTCAAGGACATCGAAACACTGCTTCGGCAGCGGTATCTGGATCTGATCTACAACGACGGTGTGCTGGACCGCATGTTGCGGCGGTCACGGATCCTGGATTCTGTCCGTCGGACGCTGCGTGAACAAAGCTACCACGAAGTCGAAACGCCGGTCCTGCACGCGGTCGCCGGCGGAGCCGCCGCGCGTCCGTTCGTGACGCATCACAATACACTCGATATGGAGCTCTATCTGCGAATCGCACTTGAGCTGCATCTGAAGCGGCTGATGGTGGGCGGTATCGAGCGGGTGTTTGAAATCGGACGTGTCTTCCGGAACGAAGGAGTCGACGCGACTCATAATCCGGAATTCACGATGATTGAGATCTATCAGGCGTACGGCAACTACGAAACGATGATGGAACTGACGGAACAGATCGTCGTCAACGCCGCAAGGTCCGTCAGTGATTCGCTGGTGCTGCCGTGGGGCGAAGATACCATCGATCTGACGCCTCCCTGGCCGCGCAGAACTTACAGCGATCTGTTTCGGGAACACGCCGGCTGCGACATGTCGGACGCCGCTTCCGTCGCCGCAGTCGCCGCGAAGCACGGAATCGAAACCGCCGGAGTTCATCCGGATGTCGTCGTCAACGAAGTCTTCGAAGCCACCGTTGAAGATCATCTGCAGGGGCCGGTCTTCGTAATCGACTATCCCGCGTCAATCTGTCCTCTGACGAAACGCAAGCGCGACAATCCGGAGATCGCCGAACGTTTCGAGTTGTTCATCCAGGGCATGGAGCTGGCGAACGCGTACACGGAACTCAACGATCCCCGGCTGCAGGAGCAGTTGTTTCGAACTCAACTGCAGGGCCTGTCCGAAGAAGACTCCATGGCCAAAATGGACCACGACTTCGTCAAAGCACTGAAAGTCGGAATGCCTCCGGCCGGAGGACTCGGGATCGGCATCGATCGGCTGGTGATGCTGCTGACCAACAGCCGCAGCATCCGCGATGTAATCTTCTTCCCGCTGCTGCGGCATGAAGGCGGATCCGACGACTGA
- a CDS encoding ABC transporter permease, which yields MYKLLLCLRYLRTRYIALASIISVMLGVATMIVVNSVMAGFSNEMRDRIHGFLADIVVEARSMDGIRDADAQMARVRDAVGDYVAAMTPTVEVPAMITFSDPLTGENYTTDVIVVGIDPAGKASVGPLRSYLASYNPVIEDGRVVQPAERSEDEPLGWNLTPQSAEYRKLVKSEEALFLQPERRTPATSDQAHDAPPGNVPEDIAAPEFESSDEAFPAGDGHLAESAAPAPPPVFADDPFPEHVPGGQAPNGAPLAARIYIGDGLVSFLAEDPRTGKSEKHYMKKPGEDIIITTMTAGTPPTPVSFQATVVDLFRSGMSEYDGNLVLMNLDELQKVRGMVRRENGLVVPGSEAITSIQIKLKNYDDAEEVVRRLQAAFLPGEVSVRTWEAKQGLLLSAVDVETAILNVLLFLIIAVAGFGILAIFFMIVVEKTRDIGILKSLGASSAGVMSIFLSYGLGLGIVGSAAGVTIGLLFVKYINQIEDALSWLTGRKVFDEKIYYFFEIPTQVSPMMVFCVALGAVGIAVLASVLPARRASRLHPVRALRYE from the coding sequence ATGTACAAACTGCTGCTGTGCCTGCGGTATTTGCGGACACGTTATATTGCTTTGGCCAGCATCATCAGCGTCATGCTGGGCGTGGCGACGATGATTGTCGTCAACAGCGTGATGGCCGGCTTCAGCAATGAAATGCGGGACCGAATTCACGGGTTTCTGGCGGATATTGTCGTCGAAGCCCGCAGCATGGACGGCATCCGCGACGCCGACGCTCAGATGGCCCGCGTCCGGGACGCTGTCGGAGACTACGTCGCAGCGATGACGCCCACGGTCGAAGTTCCGGCGATGATTACGTTTAGCGATCCGCTGACTGGTGAGAACTACACCACCGACGTGATCGTCGTCGGCATTGACCCGGCAGGAAAAGCCAGCGTCGGCCCGTTGCGAAGTTACCTTGCCAGCTACAACCCGGTCATCGAGGACGGTCGCGTCGTGCAGCCGGCTGAGCGTTCCGAAGATGAACCTCTGGGCTGGAATCTGACTCCGCAAAGCGCCGAATACCGCAAACTGGTCAAGTCAGAGGAAGCTCTGTTCCTGCAGCCGGAACGCCGAACGCCGGCAACGTCAGATCAGGCGCACGACGCGCCGCCTGGCAACGTTCCCGAAGACATCGCCGCTCCGGAATTCGAATCCAGCGACGAAGCATTCCCCGCCGGCGATGGTCACCTCGCCGAATCGGCCGCGCCGGCGCCTCCTCCGGTCTTCGCGGACGATCCGTTTCCGGAACATGTGCCCGGCGGCCAGGCTCCGAATGGTGCGCCGCTTGCGGCTCGCATCTACATCGGTGACGGACTCGTCAGTTTTCTGGCCGAAGATCCCCGCACCGGCAAGTCGGAAAAGCACTACATGAAGAAACCCGGTGAGGACATCATCATTACAACAATGACGGCCGGTACGCCTCCCACACCGGTCAGTTTTCAGGCCACCGTTGTCGACCTGTTTCGCAGTGGCATGAGCGAATACGATGGCAATCTTGTGCTTATGAATCTGGATGAACTTCAGAAGGTCCGCGGCATGGTGCGGCGGGAAAACGGCCTGGTTGTGCCGGGTTCCGAAGCGATTACGTCCATTCAGATCAAGCTGAAGAACTATGACGACGCGGAAGAAGTCGTCAGGCGGCTGCAGGCGGCCTTTCTGCCCGGCGAAGTATCCGTCAGGACATGGGAAGCCAAGCAGGGACTGCTGCTGTCGGCCGTCGACGTCGAAACCGCCATCCTGAACGTGCTGCTTTTTCTGATCATCGCCGTCGCGGGCTTCGGCATCCTGGCGATTTTCTTCATGATCGTCGTGGAAAAGACCCGGGACATCGGCATTCTGAAATCGCTGGGTGCGAGTTCCGCGGGAGTGATGTCGATCTTCCTCAGCTACGGACTTGGCCTGGGCATCGTCGGCAGCGCGGCGGGAGTCACCATCGGCCTGCTGTTCGTGAAATACATCAACCAGATTGAGGACGCTCTGAGCTGGCTGACGGGCCGCAAAGTGTTCGACGAAAAGATCTACTACTTCTTCGAAATCCCCACTCAGGTCAGTCCGATGATGGTGTTCTGCGTGGCACTCGGTGCGGTGGGCATCGCCGTGCTGGCCAGCGTCCTTCCCGCTCGCCGAGCCTCCCGGCTGCATCCCGTTCGTGCTCTGAGGTACGAGTAG